From a region of the Roseivirga sp. 4D4 genome:
- a CDS encoding SLBB domain-containing protein, with amino-acid sequence MRLYRLKWALFLALIFSTHLIIGQSLPDFSSVNISELSDKQLELLIQRANAAGYSQQELLQLAKGQGVSVEDIAKLNNRITDFKSKRVSPVSSSPINDSRLRKAYRDSLDRVSTLRSEIFGLDVFSNSSLLSFQNSLNIPTPEDYRLGPGDELFIDVYGQSESYYQSEINPDGTIILENVGPISISGLSINQAKATVRRKLGAVYPGLIGDKPNTFLSISVGQLRTISISVVGAIRIPGTYSMSSLSTVFNALYNAGGVTEKGTLREIRVFRDNKLVSVIDVYDFLVNGNSKGNIRLENNDVVIVGPYTNRVTLLGAVKTPGKFELKENESLETLLGYAGGFSENAYSNSIKVNRIIDGERVIADVSSNQFEVFSPKAGDIFEVEEVLDRYKNRVIIKGAVFRPGNYSITEQSTVKSIIEEGFAIRPDAFLNRAFILRTKEDLSTETISFDLGRLLKGDIPDIKLQKEDVLNILSKNDLRAEKYIEISGEVNNTGIFAYSEGMTLRDVILFAGGFKESATGKRIDINRRVTDESEVNFDLSEVLIVDTDLNFLNTGSNASFSIEPFDHIVVRRNPNFHRQEFASIEGQVLYPGKYAIKNHGERISDILTRAGGLNNYAFAEGATLIRRTEFFEEETDIEQQIDDLVELQKRLQIEPETLTESEYLMIARVEENLTRLEEQNESNQSLSNFAKRERLKEILEKNSLLGNSSFKQAEAIGIKLDEILKRPGSPADLLLEEGDVLIIPKKTETVRLRGKLLYPTTVRFEEGRSLKHYINSAGGFDNRAKRNGTYVVYANGSVARTKKFLWFRFYPKVARGAEIIVPAKPLKIPLRIQDVVAVTSGLATLVLVVNQITSSN; translated from the coding sequence ATGCGTTTATATCGATTGAAATGGGCTTTATTTTTAGCCCTAATTTTTTCCACTCACCTTATCATAGGACAGTCGCTACCTGATTTCTCCTCGGTTAATATTTCAGAGCTTTCGGATAAGCAGTTAGAACTGCTGATTCAAAGAGCGAATGCTGCTGGGTATTCCCAACAAGAGCTGCTACAATTAGCTAAAGGCCAAGGAGTTTCTGTTGAAGACATTGCAAAACTAAATAACCGTATAACGGACTTTAAGAGTAAGAGAGTTTCACCTGTTTCTTCCTCTCCAATTAATGATAGCAGGCTTAGAAAGGCATATCGAGATTCTTTGGATAGGGTAAGTACCTTAAGGTCGGAAATATTCGGTTTGGATGTCTTCAGTAATAGCTCTTTGCTATCTTTTCAAAATAGCCTCAATATCCCGACTCCTGAGGATTATCGATTGGGGCCAGGAGATGAATTGTTTATAGATGTTTATGGACAGTCAGAGAGTTACTACCAATCAGAGATAAATCCTGATGGGACTATTATACTGGAAAATGTCGGTCCCATAAGTATCTCGGGCCTTTCTATTAACCAAGCCAAGGCAACTGTCAGACGTAAACTAGGAGCCGTTTACCCAGGTTTAATAGGTGATAAACCAAATACATTTCTATCCATATCCGTGGGTCAACTCAGAACTATCAGCATCAGTGTTGTCGGTGCGATCCGAATACCAGGGACGTACAGTATGAGTTCTTTAAGCACAGTATTCAATGCCTTGTATAATGCCGGAGGAGTTACAGAGAAAGGAACGTTGAGAGAGATCAGAGTCTTCCGTGATAATAAGTTAGTCAGTGTCATTGATGTTTATGATTTTTTGGTAAACGGTAATTCCAAGGGGAATATTAGGCTAGAGAATAATGATGTTGTAATTGTTGGGCCTTATACCAATAGAGTGACATTATTGGGTGCTGTTAAAACGCCTGGTAAGTTTGAACTGAAAGAAAATGAATCGCTTGAGACCTTATTAGGTTATGCTGGAGGCTTTTCTGAGAATGCCTATTCGAATTCAATCAAAGTGAATCGAATTATTGATGGAGAAAGAGTAATTGCCGATGTTAGCTCCAATCAGTTTGAGGTTTTTAGTCCTAAGGCTGGAGATATTTTTGAAGTTGAGGAGGTATTGGATCGTTATAAAAACCGAGTCATTATTAAAGGGGCTGTTTTTAGGCCTGGTAATTATTCTATTACGGAACAATCCACTGTTAAGTCCATAATTGAAGAAGGATTTGCAATAAGACCAGATGCTTTTTTAAACCGTGCCTTTATTCTGAGAACCAAAGAAGACCTAAGTACCGAAACCATATCTTTCGATCTTGGTAGATTATTAAAAGGTGATATACCTGACATTAAACTTCAGAAGGAGGATGTGTTAAATATACTTTCCAAAAATGATTTGAGGGCGGAGAAGTACATTGAGATTTCTGGAGAAGTCAATAACACTGGGATCTTTGCTTATTCCGAAGGGATGACCTTGCGAGATGTTATTTTATTTGCAGGAGGTTTTAAAGAATCCGCGACTGGCAAACGCATAGATATCAATAGAAGAGTGACTGATGAGTCTGAAGTCAATTTTGACCTTTCTGAAGTTCTAATTGTCGATACGGATTTGAATTTTTTAAATACTGGCAGTAATGCTTCTTTCAGTATTGAGCCGTTTGATCATATAGTTGTCAGGCGTAACCCTAATTTTCATCGCCAAGAGTTTGCGAGTATCGAAGGGCAAGTTCTCTACCCAGGAAAGTATGCAATCAAAAATCATGGAGAGAGAATTTCGGATATACTCACCAGAGCTGGTGGATTAAACAATTATGCTTTTGCAGAGGGTGCCACTTTAATTAGAAGAACTGAGTTTTTTGAAGAAGAAACTGATATTGAACAGCAAATAGACGATTTAGTCGAATTGCAAAAAAGGCTTCAGATTGAACCTGAAACATTGACAGAGTCCGAGTATTTGATGATCGCTAGAGTTGAAGAAAACCTTACAAGGCTGGAGGAACAAAATGAAAGCAATCAGTCATTGTCTAATTTTGCCAAGAGAGAAAGACTCAAAGAGATACTTGAGAAGAACTCGCTTTTAGGGAATTCCTCGTTTAAGCAGGCAGAGGCGATCGGTATAAAGCTTGATGAAATTTTAAAAAGACCCGGTTCTCCTGCAGACCTTCTATTAGAGGAGGGAGATGTCTTGATTATCCCAAAAAAGACTGAAACAGTTCGGTTAAGAGGAAAACTACTCTATCCTACCACTGTGAGGTTCGAGGAAGGTAGGTCTCTTAAGCATTACATAAACAGTGCAGGCGGCTTCGATAACCGAGCCAAGAGAAACGGCACTTATGTAGTATATGCAAATGGTTCAGTGGCTAGAACCAAGAAATTTTTATGGTTCAGGTTTTATCCCAAGGTTGCTAGAGGTGCGGAGATTATTGTTCCCGCTAAGCCGCTTAAAATCCCACTTAGAATCCAAGACGTTGTGGCTGTCACAAGTGGTTTAGCTACATTAGTTCTTGTAGTAAATCAAATTACCAGCTCAAACTAA
- a CDS encoding oligosaccharide flippase family protein, with product MRFLKQVHSKNFINLSLNQGVNVLVALVVTPYVFQTLGEDVFGVINLSLSIVMLFSILVNYGFHLNGPKRLALVRHSLEKKEVLINEILWTRLFVAVLLFSVLLLLINVFGVFHRQSVILLFSTIILLNEAVFPMFILQGLDRISWLAYGNVVTKVIYAFSIYLILRSPTQAKWVNFLFGMSAFMVNVVLLHLIYRAEKIKLRPPTFSALQVRFRENFHYFLSTIAGHISIHGGVVILSNFISDFQLGQYALAQRVAFLLRLVPMFIVQSILQQATRMYHEDRVKYHAYLSKAYITSLAITLFIGISFSLGAPYVIRVVGGDYIDFSADLLRVMSFIPFMSALNVKNITKILATERKSELVKATWVTACFMVLASLIGSYYYGAMGLAFALLLTEVINFAAHGMMLRLSASPNF from the coding sequence TTGCGCTTTTTAAAACAGGTACATTCCAAAAACTTTATTAACCTATCTCTCAATCAAGGAGTCAATGTACTTGTAGCCCTTGTGGTGACTCCATATGTCTTTCAGACTTTGGGCGAGGATGTTTTTGGTGTGATTAACCTTTCTCTTTCTATAGTGATGCTTTTCAGCATTCTGGTGAATTATGGCTTTCACCTGAATGGTCCCAAAAGACTGGCGCTAGTGAGACACAGCTTAGAAAAGAAGGAAGTTCTGATTAACGAAATACTTTGGACAAGACTTTTCGTTGCTGTTCTGTTGTTCTCTGTTCTTTTACTGTTAATAAACGTTTTTGGTGTATTTCATCGGCAGTCCGTCATATTACTGTTTTCCACCATAATTCTCTTGAACGAGGCCGTTTTCCCAATGTTTATTTTGCAAGGACTGGATAGAATTTCCTGGCTGGCTTACGGAAATGTTGTTACAAAAGTCATATATGCTTTTTCCATTTATCTAATTCTAAGATCACCTACTCAGGCCAAATGGGTCAATTTTCTATTTGGAATGAGTGCCTTCATGGTGAACGTAGTGTTGTTACATTTAATTTATAGGGCAGAAAAGATAAAGCTGAGACCACCAACCTTTAGTGCGTTGCAAGTTAGGTTTCGAGAGAACTTTCACTACTTCCTCTCTACGATTGCAGGTCATATTTCTATACATGGGGGAGTAGTGATTCTAAGTAATTTTATTTCGGATTTTCAATTGGGTCAGTATGCGTTGGCGCAGAGAGTGGCATTCTTATTAAGATTGGTACCTATGTTCATTGTGCAATCTATACTTCAACAAGCAACAAGAATGTATCATGAAGACAGAGTTAAGTATCACGCCTACCTCTCAAAGGCGTATATTACAAGTCTGGCAATTACACTATTCATAGGAATAAGCTTTTCTTTAGGAGCTCCATATGTCATTCGAGTTGTTGGAGGAGATTATATTGATTTCAGTGCAGATTTACTCCGAGTAATGTCCTTTATTCCCTTTATGAGTGCTCTTAACGTGAAGAACATAACAAAGATTTTGGCTACTGAGCGGAAGTCTGAATTGGTCAAGGCTACTTGGGTTACTGCCTGCTTTATGGTATTGGCATCATTAATTGGTAGTTATTATTATGGTGCCATGGGCCTAGCTTTTGCTCTTCTACTGACAGAAGTAATTAACTTTGCTGCTCATGGCATGATGCTGAGGTTATCAGCAAGTCCAAATTTTTAA
- a CDS encoding O-antigen ligase family protein, which produces MDKTLFLFTLIAIAYAILPVGEAAFINKIVYLKNVLLIPVFYLFGRNTKLTYADWNTGFKLFLGLTLVTTIVVVFEKMVGYHLHAFIDSALYHREMKDIDLKGVFGIGYTFEAQGGKPRYASLYANPLELSASMLLLVSYTIYQMVNSKNKTNKLIYFFFLVLGLLSLLFAYSRATFLAFFVMLVFVAFQLKYYRIILSTFVLASVFGLYFMFLASDELRYFVIDTITFQNSSSLTHVLDWLEAIDSMINNPFGIGLGTSGNVGGVESDLIVGGENQFLIYGVQMGFLGAFIYFLVLFLGIKHCFAYQRTLGSNEEKMVPFIAASVKFGLLLPLLTANVEAYLFISLVTWWMIGHGEDQYIDSKKHVQYSNPMSRLKLKSD; this is translated from the coding sequence TTGGATAAAACTCTCTTTCTATTTACACTAATAGCTATAGCCTATGCCATCCTTCCTGTTGGCGAAGCAGCATTCATCAATAAGATTGTTTATCTGAAGAATGTGTTACTTATTCCTGTCTTTTATTTGTTCGGGAGAAATACAAAATTGACCTATGCCGATTGGAATACAGGTTTTAAGCTCTTCTTGGGACTTACTCTCGTTACGACAATAGTGGTTGTATTTGAGAAGATGGTAGGCTATCACTTACATGCATTCATCGATTCCGCACTCTATCATAGAGAAATGAAGGACATCGATTTAAAAGGAGTCTTTGGTATTGGCTATACATTTGAAGCGCAAGGTGGTAAACCTCGGTATGCATCTCTCTATGCTAATCCTTTGGAGCTTTCAGCTTCAATGCTTCTCTTGGTGTCATATACCATTTATCAGATGGTAAATTCTAAAAATAAAACCAACAAGCTGATATACTTTTTCTTTCTTGTATTAGGTCTCCTGAGCCTTTTATTTGCTTATTCTCGAGCCACTTTCCTGGCATTTTTTGTGATGCTAGTATTTGTGGCATTTCAGCTAAAGTATTATCGTATAATTCTGAGTACATTCGTCTTAGCTTCAGTTTTTGGTCTTTACTTTATGTTTCTAGCTTCTGACGAGCTAAGATATTTTGTCATTGACACAATTACTTTTCAGAACTCTTCAAGTTTGACACATGTTTTGGATTGGCTGGAAGCAATTGATAGTATGATCAATAATCCATTTGGTATAGGTTTGGGAACCAGTGGAAATGTTGGTGGGGTTGAGAGTGACCTAATAGTTGGTGGGGAAAATCAGTTTTTAATCTATGGAGTACAAATGGGGTTCTTAGGTGCCTTTATTTATTTCCTTGTCTTGTTCTTAGGAATCAAACACTGTTTTGCTTATCAGCGCACCTTAGGCTCTAATGAGGAAAAAATGGTTCCTTTCATTGCCGCCTCTGTTAAGTTTGGACTTTTGCTACCGCTCCTAACAGCTAATGTGGAGGCTTATCTCTTTATTTCATTAGTAACATGGTGGATGATAGGCCATGGAGAGGATCAGTATATTGATAGCAAAAAACACGTACAATATAGTAATCCAATGAGTCGGTTAAAACTAAAATCAGATTGA
- a CDS encoding class I SAM-dependent methyltransferase: protein MSDQQFDSGRPFFSNFLPNSDYDWEMSRAEKYTLIGLLEHLKPDCSIEIGTYRGGSLQVISEYSRKVYSIDISNEPKRTLKEKFDNVSFSVGKSAEILPDLFKTIENKGGKLNFILVDGDHSKMGVYRDLRAILEYPHKNDLTVLIHDSFNPRSRKGMKMIDYTKYNHVEYIELDYVQGSFWQNDTYREMWGGFALVKIGGKERNTTVNESAEKAFKASYKHSVHPIKDALQFLKPLQRPLYRVLGRKKKSDKYMKFE from the coding sequence ATGTCAGATCAGCAGTTCGATTCAGGTCGCCCATTTTTTTCAAATTTTCTACCTAACTCAGACTATGACTGGGAGATGTCTCGAGCTGAGAAATATACTCTAATTGGTCTCCTCGAACATCTAAAGCCAGATTGTTCCATAGAAATAGGAACATATAGGGGAGGGAGTTTACAAGTAATAAGTGAATATTCACGGAAGGTCTACTCAATAGACATCAGTAATGAACCAAAAAGAACCTTAAAGGAGAAATTTGATAATGTTAGCTTCTCGGTAGGGAAGTCTGCTGAAATATTGCCCGACCTTTTTAAAACCATTGAAAACAAGGGGGGAAAACTCAACTTCATTTTGGTTGATGGTGATCACTCAAAAATGGGAGTTTATAGAGATTTGAGAGCGATTTTAGAGTACCCTCACAAAAACGATCTGACTGTTCTAATTCATGATAGTTTCAACCCCAGATCTCGCAAAGGAATGAAGATGATCGATTATACCAAGTATAATCATGTTGAATACATCGAGTTAGATTATGTTCAAGGCTCGTTTTGGCAAAACGATACTTATAGGGAAATGTGGGGCGGCTTTGCTCTCGTTAAAATTGGTGGTAAAGAAAGGAATACTACGGTTAATGAGTCCGCTGAAAAAGCCTTTAAAGCAAGTTATAAGCACTCAGTACACCCTATTAAAGATGCTCTCCAGTTTCTGAAACCGCTTCAAAGACCTCTGTATCGTGTCTTAGGTAGAAAGAAAAAGTCTGATAAATACATGAAATTTGAGTGA
- a CDS encoding glycosyltransferase family 2 protein produces METPTIGIIIINWNSFELTHDCLKSLENVHYRAISVILVDNDSSDNSLELLKTAHPWIVTVENTRNLGFTGGNNSGIRKALELGCDYVMLLNNDTKVEPDFLNILLAKIESDSSIGAVQPKIYYESDRNVIWNAGGKYNPLFTRPTPIGENKIDDGSYETTKPTDWITGCAFLIRSSVVKEVGLTSELYFYGCFDDVDYSMEIRKKGYQLYFCADSKVYHAVGMASKSEKENPEGVLKPFFHYLATRNNWFFIRRHVKSIYIIPTLIYQIYSFLGHIAYFTFKRRFRKLRAYLHGFFHGFTKPLDESKLNHISYIQLYK; encoded by the coding sequence ATGGAAACGCCTACAATTGGAATAATAATCATTAACTGGAACTCCTTTGAGTTAACACATGATTGTTTGAAGTCCTTGGAGAATGTCCACTACAGGGCCATCTCGGTCATTTTGGTAGATAATGACTCTTCAGATAATTCATTGGAGTTATTGAAGACCGCACACCCTTGGATTGTTACTGTAGAAAATACTCGGAATCTCGGGTTTACAGGTGGGAATAATAGCGGGATTAGAAAGGCACTTGAATTGGGTTGTGACTATGTAATGTTGTTGAACAATGACACTAAAGTTGAGCCAGACTTTTTGAATATTTTGTTAGCGAAAATCGAATCTGACTCGAGTATTGGTGCTGTCCAGCCTAAGATTTATTATGAGTCGGATCGAAACGTGATTTGGAATGCTGGAGGAAAGTATAATCCTTTATTTACCCGTCCAACACCAATCGGTGAGAATAAAATTGACGATGGATCCTATGAAACCACAAAACCTACAGACTGGATTACGGGATGTGCATTTTTAATTCGGAGTTCGGTCGTGAAAGAAGTCGGATTAACCAGTGAGCTATATTTTTATGGTTGTTTCGATGATGTGGATTACTCCATGGAAATCCGTAAAAAGGGGTATCAGTTGTACTTTTGTGCCGATTCCAAAGTTTATCATGCAGTAGGGATGGCTTCTAAGTCTGAAAAGGAGAATCCTGAGGGAGTCTTGAAGCCCTTCTTTCACTACTTGGCAACAAGGAATAATTGGTTTTTCATTAGAAGGCACGTCAAGAGTATTTATATAATTCCAACCTTGATTTATCAGATATACTCATTTCTGGGGCATATTGCATATTTTACCTTTAAAAGGAGATTTAGAAAGCTAAGGGCCTATCTTCATGGTTTTTTTCACGGTTTTACTAAACCCTTAGATGAAAGCAAATTAAATCACATCTCCTATATTCAACTGTATAAATGA
- a CDS encoding 2OG-Fe(II) oxygenase, with the protein MNTLELFDIQRIIDSQSIYENAEPFPHLILDEFLPFNLAEDLFYDFPSIGDTKLFEYNNPLEIKKALNDWNSYPPVTYQFLQFLNSEPVVKALSKLTGVQLYPDNGLHGGGWHMHGSGGKLNPHLDYSIHPKLGLQRKLNLIVYLTKDWEEDWGGSLGLWSHDEEKGSPNILKTEVQIKFNRALLFDTTCNSWHGISRPVSCPQGYSRNSIAVYYLADPVENAPERSRALYAPTEDQRDDEEILDLIRKRVDVKTSKSVYK; encoded by the coding sequence ATGAACACTTTAGAATTATTTGATATACAAAGGATTATAGATAGTCAGTCTATTTATGAAAATGCAGAACCCTTTCCGCATCTAATTCTGGACGAGTTTTTACCTTTTAATTTGGCAGAGGATTTATTTTATGATTTCCCGAGTATAGGTGATACTAAGTTGTTCGAATACAACAATCCACTTGAAATAAAGAAAGCTCTGAATGATTGGAACTCTTATCCACCAGTTACTTATCAATTTCTTCAATTCTTAAACTCAGAGCCTGTTGTAAAGGCTTTGAGCAAATTGACGGGTGTACAACTTTATCCCGATAATGGATTACATGGAGGAGGCTGGCATATGCATGGTAGTGGGGGTAAGTTAAATCCACACTTGGATTATAGCATTCATCCTAAATTGGGTTTGCAGAGAAAGTTGAACCTGATAGTTTATTTGACAAAGGATTGGGAGGAAGACTGGGGAGGTAGCCTAGGGCTTTGGTCTCATGATGAAGAAAAGGGTTCACCTAATATTCTAAAGACGGAAGTACAAATCAAGTTTAACAGGGCTTTGTTGTTTGATACAACCTGCAACTCATGGCATGGTATTTCAAGACCAGTGAGCTGTCCTCAAGGATACTCCCGTAATTCAATAGCGGTCTACTATTTAGCAGATCCTGTGGAGAATGCTCCAGAAAGATCTAGAGCGCTTTATGCTCCGACTGAAGACCAAAGGGATGATGAAGAGATTCTTGATTTAATTAGGAAAAGAGTCGATGTCAAGACATCAAAATCAGTTTATAAATAA